One Hippoglossus hippoglossus isolate fHipHip1 chromosome 13, fHipHip1.pri, whole genome shotgun sequence genomic window carries:
- the LOC117773044 gene encoding olfactory receptor 10A6-like yields MKIMTNSTQFSYFILGAFFNSGLLRYLFFMLVLSLYLLILCANVLLIVVICMNRSLHEPMYVFLCSLFVNELYGSTGLFPLLLVQILSDVHTVSRPLCFLQIFCVYSYGSVEFTNLAVMSYDRYLAICCPLQYNAHMTSHKVAFLIAVVWLPPCAAVFVTTSLTWSLQLCGNIINKVYCDNYSIIKLACYDTRVNNIYELVAVFPTVCVPVSASLYFYVRILKVCFSGCKQTRQKAVSTCTPHLASLLNFSFGVCFEVLQSRFNMSTLPHVLRIFLSLYFLTCQPLFNSIMYGLNMSKIRLLCKSLLLSPYSKCV; encoded by the coding sequence ATGAAAATCATGACAAACTCCACCcagttttcatatttcatcCTCGGTGCTTTCTTCAACTCTGGACTGTTGAGATACTTGTTCTTCATGCTGGTCCTGTCGTTGTACTTGTTGATCCTTTGTGCCAACGTGCTGCTGATTGTCGTTATCTGTATGAACAGAAGTCTACATGAACCTATGtacgtgtttctgtgcagcctgtttgtaaatgaactgtatgGTAGCACAGGGTTGTTTCCTTTGCTCCTGGTTCAGATTCTCTCAGACGTTCACACTGTTTCTcgtcctctttgtttcctgcagatctTCTGTGTTTATTCTTACGGAAGTGTGGAATTTACTAATTTAGCCGTCATGTCTTATGACCGATATCTGGCCAtctgttgtcctctgcagtACAACGCACATATGACGTCTCATAAAGTTGCCTTTCTCATTGCAGTTGTGTGGTTACctccttgtgctgctgtttttgtcaCGACTTCTCTGACTTGGTCTTTACAGCTGTGTGGAAACATCATTAACAAAGTGTACTGTGATAACTACTCCATCATTAAACTGGCCTGTTATGACACCAGAGTCAATAACATCTATGAACTTGTTGCTGTTTTCCCCACagtctgtgttcctgtgtctGCGAGTCTTTATTTCTACGTGAGGATTCTAAAGGTTTGTTTCTCTGGTTGCaaacagacgagacaaaaaGCCGTCAGCACCTGCACCCCCCACCTGGCCTCGCTGCTCAACTTCTCCTTCGGGGTTTGTTTTGAAGTATTACAGAGCAGGTTCAATATGAGCACTTTACCTCATGTGTTGAGAATATTTttatctctgtattttctcacaTGTCAGCCGCTCTTTAACTCCATCATGTACGGTCTGAATATGTCCAAAATACGCCTGCTGTGTAAGAGTCTGCTCTTAAGTCCCTACAGcaaatgtgtttga
- the LOC117772478 gene encoding olfactory receptor 11A1-like codes for MMMNSSLVSYFTLAAYVDSGLLRYLFFMLVLSLYLLILCANVLLIVVICMNRSLHEPMYVFLCSLFVNELYGSTGLFPLLLVQILSDVHTVSRPLCFLQIFCLYSYACVEFFNLAVMSYDRYLAICCPLQYNTRMTTKKVTMLIAVTWLFPFLAIVVLISLTSPLQLCGNIIHKVYCGNYAIVKLSCSDTTVNNVYGLIYTFLSIILPLLLILYTYMRILKVCFSGSKQTRQKAVSTCTPHLASLLNFSFGVCFQILQSRFNMSSVPHMLGIVLSLYFLTCQPLFTPVLYGLKMSKIWIMCKRMLCGNM; via the coding sequence ATGATGATGAACTCCTCACTAGTTTCTTATTTCACTCTGGCTGCTTATGTGGACTCTGGACTGTTGAGATACTTGTTCTTCATGCTGGTCCTGTCGTTGTACTTGTTGATCCTTTGTGCCAACGTGCTGCTGATTGTCGTTATCTGTATGAACAGAAGTCTACATGAACCTATGtacgtgtttctgtgcagcctgtttgtaaatgaactgtatgGTAGCACAGGGTTGTTTCCTTTGCTCCTGGTTCAGATTCTCTCAGACGTTCACACTGTTTCTcgtcctctttgtttcctgcagatctTCTGTCTTTATTCTTATGCTTGTGTGGAATTTTTTAATTTAGCCGTGATGTCTTATGACCGATATCTGGCCAtctgttgtcctctgcagtACAACACACGTATGACAACTAAAAAAGTTACGATGCTAATTGCTGTAACGTGGTTGTTCCCTTTTCTTGCGATTGTTGTTTTGATATCATTGACTTCCCCTTTACAGCTGTGTGGAAACATCATTCACAAAGTTTACTGTGGAAACTACGCTATCGTCAAACTGTCGTGTTCTGACACCACAGTCAACAACGTCTACGGACTCATCTACACATTTCTCTCCATCATCCTTCCTCTGCTTTTAATCCTCTACACGTACATGAGGATTCTAAAGGTTTGTTTCTCTGGTTCCaaacagacgagacaaaaaGCCGTCAGCACCTGCACCCCCCACCTGGCCTCGCTGCTCAACTTCTCCTTCGGggtttgttttcaaatattacAGAGCAGGTTCAATATGAGCAGTGTCCCACACATGTTGGGTATTGTATTATCTTTATACTTTCTAACGTGTCAGCCGCTCTTTACTCCCGTACTGTACGGACTGAAAATGTCTAAGATCTGGATCATGTGTAAACGTATGTTGTGTGGAAACATGTAG
- the LOC117773042 gene encoding olfactory receptor 142-like: MWRNINSSRVSYFTLAAYLDSGLLRYLFFMLVLSLYLLILCANVLLIVVICMNRSLHEPMYVFLCSLFVNELYGSTGLFPLLLLQILSDVHTVSRPLCFLQIFCVHSYVCIGYLNLTVMSYDRYLAICCPLQYNTRMTTKKVTMLIAVTWLFPFLAIVVLISLTSPLQLCGNIIHKVYCDNYSVVKLSCSDTTVNNVYGLIYTFLSIILPLLLILYTYMRILKVCFSGSKQTRQKAVSTCTPHLASLLNFSFGVCFEVLQSRFNMSSVPIMLRIFLSIYFLTCQPLFNPVMYGLKMSKIRNLYVHRVSRQTP, encoded by the coding sequence ATGTGGAGGAATATAAACTCCTCCCGAGTTTCTTATTTCACTCTGGCTGCTTATCTGGACTCTGGACTGTTGAGATACTTGTTCTTCATGCTGGTCCTGTCGTTGTACTTGTTGATCCTTTGTGCCAACGTGCTGCTGATTGTCGTTATCTGTATGAACAGAAGTCTACATGAACCTATGtacgtgtttctgtgcagcctgtttgtaaatgaactgtatgGTAGCACAGGGTTGTTTCCTTTGCTCCTGCTTCAGATTCTCTCAGACGTTCACACTGTTTCTcgtcctctttgtttcctgcagatctTTTGTGTTCACTCTTATGTTTGTATTGGATATTTAAACTTAACCGTGATGTCTTATGACCGATACCTGGCCAtctgttgtcctctgcagtACAACACACGTATGACAACTAAAAAAGTTACGATGCTAATTGCTGTAACGTGGTTGTTCCCTTTTCTTGCGATTGTTGTTTTGATATCATTGACTTCCCCTTTACAGCTGTGTGGAAACATCATTCACAAAGTTTACTGTGACAATTATTCTGTGGTCAAACTGTCGTGTTCTGACACCACAGTCAACAACGTCTACGGACTCATCTACACATTTCTCTCCATCATCCTTCCTCTGCTTTTAATCCTCTACACGTACATGAGGATTCTAAAGGTTTGTTTCTCTGGTTCCaaacagacgagacaaaaaGCCGTCAGCACCTGCACCCCCCACCTGGCCTCGCTGCTCAACTTCTCCTTCGGGGTTTGTTTTGAAGTATTACAGAGCAGGTTCAATATGAGCAGTGTTCCTATTATGTTGAGAATATTTTTATCTATATATTTTCTAACATGTCAGCCGCTGTTCAACCCTGTGATGTACGGactgaaaatgtctaaaatccGTAACCTATACGTCCATCGGGTCTCACGACAGACACCTTGA